In the genome of Cellvibrio sp. KY-YJ-3, one region contains:
- a CDS encoding DUF3530 family protein, producing MPLARNQKPISFANHSGWLLITLIFMITNVYSQEPESDKQQINEQQVEAQASNSSVEAAPYASRAIRDKTLIANALQDESIWLDTEYGKILALHRITEAKSTFGVLILLHAAEDPQHWPPALENLRANLPRYGWETLALAMPPQIPMSIPARPSSSSSSEYNNENIDSTTNDNDKPNQTAENNSVPSASSSSSSSSSASISRELLISAYIDAAITYLSQKNQFNVVVLTDNSSAYYSLGKLLPMIKDNPKDPNTIDGPLQALIIANLQQQEPLTKTELESIFNNAQLPVMDIFFAADYSEQQTARNLHRAVAMRQKLNDYQQLKLNNQPTVTETDFQSFLLGRVRGFMQKKASGVELKKEED from the coding sequence ATGCCATTAGCACGGAATCAAAAACCAATTAGTTTTGCCAATCACAGTGGCTGGCTGCTCATCACGCTGATATTTATGATAACGAATGTCTATAGCCAAGAACCCGAGAGCGACAAACAGCAAATCAATGAACAACAAGTCGAAGCACAGGCCAGCAACTCCTCAGTGGAAGCAGCGCCTTATGCATCGCGTGCCATACGCGACAAGACCCTCATTGCAAATGCCCTGCAAGACGAAAGCATATGGCTAGACACCGAATACGGAAAAATACTGGCATTGCATCGAATCACAGAGGCAAAGTCGACCTTTGGCGTATTGATATTGCTCCATGCAGCAGAAGATCCACAGCACTGGCCACCCGCCCTGGAAAATTTACGCGCAAACCTGCCACGCTACGGATGGGAAACATTGGCACTGGCAATGCCACCACAAATACCTATGTCAATTCCCGCAAGACCATCTTCTTCATCGTCGAGTGAGTACAACAATGAAAATATCGACAGCACAACGAATGATAACGACAAGCCAAACCAAACAGCTGAAAACAACTCCGTACCAAGCGCATCAAGCTCAAGCTCAAGCTCAAGCTCAGCAAGTATTTCCCGCGAACTTTTGATCTCTGCCTACATAGATGCCGCCATTACGTATTTATCGCAGAAGAACCAATTCAATGTGGTTGTACTTACTGACAACAGCAGTGCCTATTACAGCTTGGGCAAGTTACTGCCGATGATTAAGGACAACCCAAAAGATCCAAATACCATTGATGGCCCACTTCAGGCTCTCATAATTGCCAACCTGCAACAGCAGGAACCGCTAACCAAAACCGAGCTGGAAAGTATATTTAACAACGCTCAACTACCGGTAATGGATATATTTTTTGCGGCCGACTATTCAGAACAACAAACAGCACGCAATCTTCACCGGGCGGTTGCTATGCGCCAAAAACTAAACGACTACCAACAACTGAAACTTAACAATCAGCCAACCGTTACCGAAACAGATTTTCAAAGTTTTTTATTGGGGCGAGTGCGCGGCTTTATGCAGAAAAAGGCTAGTGGCGTAGAACTGAAAAAAGAAGAAGATTGA
- the secG gene encoding preprotein translocase subunit SecG, producing MEKLVLIIHSLAAIAIIGLILLQQGKGAAAGASFGAGASQTVFGSEGSGNFFTRATAIIATIFFCTSFGLAVIAKNQSQVATQGLVVPATVQQQDIPAASDVPASEIPVAPAPSDVPAVQNEAAPSTNQVEEKKSN from the coding sequence ATGGAAAAATTAGTACTTATTATTCATTCACTTGCTGCAATTGCAATCATTGGTCTGATTTTGTTGCAACAAGGTAAAGGGGCTGCCGCTGGTGCATCATTTGGTGCTGGTGCTTCACAAACAGTTTTTGGAAGTGAAGGTAGTGGTAACTTTTTTACGCGTGCTACAGCAATAATCGCAACAATTTTCTTTTGCACAAGCTTTGGTTTGGCAGTTATTGCAAAAAATCAGTCACAAGTCGCAACCCAAGGTTTGGTTGTTCCGGCTACAGTACAGCAGCAAGATATCCCTGCAGCATCTGATGTTCCTGCTAGCGAGATTCCCGTAGCACCTGCTCCTTCTGATGTGCCTGCAGTACAAAATGAAGCTGCTCCAAGTACTAATCAGGTTGAAGAGAAAAAGAGTAATTAA
- the glmM gene encoding phosphoglucosamine mutase, with translation MSRKYFGTDGIRGLVGEFPITPDFMLKLGWAAGCVLKDRFDGQNMILIGKDTRISGYMFESALQAGLINAGVDVGLLGPMPTPGVAYLTRTFKAQAGIVISASHNSYVDNGIKFFGGNGSKLPDELENLIEDQLERQMSTAEKLGKARRIADASGRYIEFCKGTMPWGFNLKGMHIVLDCANGATYNIAPDVFTELGARITSLFVEPNGTNINRSCGSTKPEALQEKVVELGADLGIAFDGDGDRVVFVDHKGELIDGDELLYIIAAYQHEYAGGCDGVVGTLMSNFGFELGLKKLNVPFARAKVGDRYVIELMRQNGWRLGGENSGHIVCSNVTTTGDGIIAALQVLLAVTTVGEPLHRIKKSMTKLPQVMINVHMTKRVDLSSNPSVLAAVKLTEDKLAGTGRVLLRPSGTEPVVRVMVEGEDKKQVKELAQELAATVEAELN, from the coding sequence ATGTCTCGTAAGTATTTTGGTACTGATGGTATTCGTGGTTTGGTAGGGGAGTTTCCCATAACCCCGGATTTTATGCTCAAGCTGGGTTGGGCTGCCGGTTGTGTGTTGAAGGATCGCTTTGATGGTCAGAATATGATTTTGATCGGGAAAGACACGCGTATTTCTGGCTATATGTTTGAGTCTGCACTGCAAGCTGGATTAATCAATGCAGGTGTTGATGTTGGTTTGTTAGGGCCAATGCCAACCCCAGGGGTTGCTTATTTGACGCGAACCTTCAAAGCACAGGCGGGTATAGTGATCAGTGCCTCACACAATAGCTATGTCGACAATGGCATCAAATTTTTTGGCGGTAATGGCAGTAAATTACCGGATGAGCTGGAAAACCTCATCGAGGATCAGCTCGAGCGACAAATGTCGACTGCAGAAAAACTGGGCAAGGCACGTCGCATTGCGGATGCGTCAGGGCGCTACATCGAATTTTGTAAAGGTACTATGCCTTGGGGGTTTAACCTGAAGGGTATGCATATTGTTTTGGATTGCGCTAATGGCGCGACTTATAACATTGCACCCGATGTGTTCACTGAGTTGGGTGCGCGAATTACCTCTTTGTTTGTTGAGCCTAATGGTACAAATATCAACCGCAGTTGCGGTTCTACCAAGCCAGAAGCCTTGCAGGAAAAAGTCGTTGAGTTGGGTGCTGATTTGGGGATCGCATTTGATGGTGATGGTGATCGTGTGGTCTTTGTTGATCACAAAGGTGAATTGATTGATGGTGATGAATTGCTTTACATCATTGCAGCTTATCAGCATGAATACGCTGGTGGTTGTGATGGTGTTGTGGGCACACTCATGAGTAATTTTGGTTTTGAGTTGGGCCTTAAAAAACTCAATGTCCCCTTCGCCCGCGCTAAAGTGGGTGATCGCTATGTGATTGAATTGATGCGTCAAAACGGTTGGCGCTTGGGTGGCGAGAACTCAGGCCATATCGTATGTAGCAATGTAACCACTACCGGTGATGGGATTATTGCGGCACTTCAGGTGTTGCTTGCGGTTACCACTGTAGGTGAGCCGCTTCACCGCATTAAAAAATCCATGACCAAGTTGCCGCAAGTGATGATCAATGTACATATGACTAAGCGTGTTGACTTAAGTAGCAATCCCAGCGTTCTAGCCGCAGTTAAACTTACTGAAGACAAGCTTGCAGGTACCGGGCGTGTTTTGTTGCGTCCATCAGGTACTGAGCCGGTAGTGCGTGTAATGGTGGAAGGTGAAGATAAGAAACAAGTAAAAGAATTGGCGCAGGAATTGGCGGCTACTGTCGAAGCCGAATTGAACTGA
- the folP gene encoding dihydropteroate synthase, with amino-acid sequence MKPIFPSVTSLCCGKHLLDLTRPVVMGILNATPDSFSDGGSYYKNHRLSLDLALRGAEQMLLDGAQIIDVGGESTRPGAPIVSVQEELDRVIPVVEAVVGQLGALVSVDTSSASVIRESASRGASLINDVRALQREGAVAAAAETGLPVCLMHMQGEPDTMQQNPNYSDVVEQVFGFLEARLAVCQAAGIAREQILLDPGFGFGKTLAHNLALLKHLPEFARFGLPLLVGMSRKSMVAQLLGRPVEQRLAGSLALAMLAAERGAAIIRVHDVAETVDVLKVLAAVNQ; translated from the coding sequence ATGAAACCAATTTTCCCCTCTGTCACAAGTTTGTGTTGCGGTAAGCATTTATTAGATCTGACCCGCCCTGTGGTGATGGGTATTTTAAATGCCACGCCCGACTCTTTTTCCGATGGTGGGAGCTACTACAAAAATCACCGGCTCTCATTGGATCTTGCTCTGCGTGGTGCCGAACAAATGTTGTTGGATGGGGCACAAATAATTGATGTTGGTGGGGAGTCAACCCGCCCTGGCGCTCCGATTGTCTCGGTACAGGAAGAGCTGGATCGCGTTATTCCGGTGGTGGAAGCTGTGGTCGGGCAATTGGGCGCGCTGGTGTCGGTTGATACAAGCTCGGCATCGGTTATTCGCGAGTCTGCTAGTCGCGGCGCAAGTTTGATTAATGATGTGCGAGCCCTCCAGCGTGAGGGTGCGGTTGCGGCAGCTGCGGAGACGGGGTTGCCTGTCTGTTTGATGCACATGCAGGGTGAACCGGACACTATGCAGCAAAACCCAAATTACAGTGATGTGGTTGAGCAGGTGTTTGGCTTTTTGGAGGCTCGCCTTGCGGTTTGTCAGGCCGCTGGAATTGCTCGCGAACAAATCCTGCTCGATCCAGGGTTTGGCTTTGGCAAAACACTCGCGCATAATCTCGCGCTTTTAAAGCACCTGCCAGAGTTCGCGCGATTTGGATTGCCGTTATTGGTTGGAATGTCGCGGAAGTCCATGGTTGCGCAGTTACTCGGTCGGCCAGTAGAGCAGCGATTGGCCGGTAGTCTTGCGTTGGCAATGCTTGCCGCCGAGAGAGGTGCTGCGATTATTCGGGTTCATGATGTCGCCGAAACGGTCGATGTCTTAAAGGTTCTTGCTGCTGTAAACCAATAG
- a CDS encoding YhbY family RNA-binding protein, whose amino-acid sequence MPISPERKKQFRTIGHKLNPIVTIAGNGLSDGVVAELNRALDDHELIKVKLALAEREERKEVVTKLLNLPNVELIQEIGKVVLLYRHNKKANPKLSNLHR is encoded by the coding sequence ATGCCGATCAGCCCAGAGCGCAAAAAACAGTTTCGCACCATTGGCCACAAACTAAACCCTATAGTCACCATCGCCGGCAATGGCCTGAGTGATGGCGTAGTAGCAGAGCTTAATCGTGCACTGGATGATCACGAACTGATTAAAGTGAAACTGGCGTTGGCTGAACGCGAAGAGCGCAAGGAAGTAGTCACCAAACTCTTAAACCTGCCTAATGTTGAGCTGATTCAGGAGATTGGCAAAGTAGTTTTACTTTATCGCCACAATAAAAAAGCCAACCCCAAATTATCCAATCTACATCGTTAA
- the rpe gene encoding ribulose-phosphate 3-epimerase: protein MQNFKRDYKIAPSILSADFARLGAEVDAVLEAGADFIHFDVMDNHYVPNLTVGPMVCKALRNYGVTAPIDVHLMVEPVDDLIVQFADAGATYITFHPEASRHVDRSLQLIKDKGCKAGLVLNPASSLEQLHYVMDKLDMLLLMSVNPGFGGQKFIPYVLDKLRAARSLIDASGYPIRLEVDGGVGLTNIREVAEAGADTFVAGSAIFNAPDYHAVITEMRAQLAQV from the coding sequence ATGCAGAACTTTAAACGGGATTACAAAATTGCACCTTCAATTCTCTCGGCTGACTTTGCGCGTTTAGGGGCAGAGGTTGATGCTGTGCTTGAAGCAGGCGCTGACTTTATCCATTTTGACGTGATGGATAACCACTATGTGCCCAATTTAACAGTTGGCCCCATGGTGTGTAAGGCACTGCGTAACTATGGTGTAACAGCGCCGATTGATGTGCATTTAATGGTCGAGCCTGTTGATGACCTTATCGTACAGTTTGCTGATGCAGGTGCGACATATATTACCTTTCATCCTGAAGCATCCCGCCATGTGGATCGCTCATTGCAGTTAATTAAAGACAAGGGCTGCAAGGCGGGTTTAGTACTTAATCCTGCCAGTTCTCTTGAGCAGCTTCATTATGTGATGGATAAGCTGGATATGTTGTTGCTGATGTCGGTAAACCCCGGTTTTGGCGGGCAGAAGTTTATTCCCTATGTGCTTGATAAGCTGCGCGCGGCGCGTTCATTAATCGATGCCAGCGGGTACCCGATTCGGTTAGAAGTGGATGGTGGTGTTGGACTTACCAATATTCGTGAGGTGGCGGAGGCGGGTGCAGATACTTTTGTGGCTGGATCTGCGATCTTTAACGCCCCTGACTACCATGCGGTGATTACCGAGATGCGCGCGCAATTAGCGCAGGTTTAA
- the greA gene encoding transcription elongation factor GreA has translation MSTKFPMTEQGAEKLRLELEDLKKVQRPRIVNAIAEARAHGDLKENAEYSAAREQQSFCEGRINEIEGKLSNAQIIDVTKIPHSGKVLFGTTVTMINLDTEQSMTYQIVGDDEADVKSNKISVNSPIARALIGKEEGDVVVVKTPGGDVDYEIDKVEHI, from the coding sequence ATGAGCACTAAATTTCCGATGACAGAACAGGGCGCAGAAAAACTGCGCCTTGAGCTGGAAGACCTGAAAAAAGTTCAGCGCCCGCGCATAGTTAACGCCATTGCCGAGGCTCGTGCCCACGGCGATTTAAAAGAAAATGCCGAATACTCTGCCGCGCGCGAGCAGCAGAGCTTCTGTGAGGGGCGTATTAATGAAATTGAAGGCAAGCTTTCCAATGCCCAAATTATTGATGTAACTAAAATCCCCCACAGCGGCAAAGTATTGTTTGGCACTACTGTCACTATGATCAATCTGGATACTGAGCAGTCTATGACCTACCAGATTGTGGGTGACGACGAGGCGGATGTTAAATCCAACAAAATTTCCGTTAACTCACCTATTGCGCGCGCGCTGATAGGTAAAGAGGAGGGAGATGTGGTGGTAGTAAAAACACCAGGTGGTGATGTCGACTACGAAATTGACAAGGTTGAGCACATCTAG
- the tpiA gene encoding triose-phosphate isomerase gives MLKSSWLTLAPALGEVLLLTKASNAKRRQLVVGNWKMNGNLNANGLLLKAIASEWQGKHSADVVICPPFPYLAHTANLLSGSEIMTGAQTVSEYEKGAYTGEVSALMLADLDCKFVIIGHNERRRMQRESDREIAEKFVQCQSAGLIPILCVGESTEDRDNGLYLQTIGRQLNAVFDLVDRSVFCNAVVAYEPVWAVGTGKTATPCQAEEVHRFIRKQLGEIGQEVRILYGGSVKAHNAKDLFALADIDGALLGGASLDADEFLAICKAAE, from the coding sequence ATGTTGAAATCATCTTGGCTAACATTAGCGCCCGCTTTGGGGGAGGTATTGCTGTTGACTAAAGCAAGTAACGCCAAGCGCCGCCAACTTGTGGTTGGCAACTGGAAAATGAACGGTAACTTGAATGCAAATGGACTGTTGCTGAAAGCAATTGCGAGCGAATGGCAAGGTAAGCACAGCGCCGATGTTGTAATTTGCCCTCCTTTCCCGTATCTCGCGCACACTGCGAATTTGCTCTCTGGTTCTGAAATTATGACCGGTGCACAAACAGTAAGCGAGTATGAAAAAGGCGCATACACGGGTGAAGTTTCTGCTTTAATGCTTGCAGATTTGGATTGCAAATTTGTAATAATTGGTCACAATGAGCGCCGCCGAATGCAGCGCGAGTCAGATCGTGAAATTGCAGAAAAATTTGTTCAATGCCAAAGCGCGGGGTTGATCCCAATACTATGCGTTGGCGAATCAACTGAAGATCGTGATAATGGTTTGTATCTTCAAACTATAGGTCGACAGCTTAATGCTGTATTTGATCTTGTAGATAGGTCAGTTTTTTGTAATGCAGTAGTAGCATACGAGCCTGTGTGGGCTGTAGGTACAGGTAAAACAGCTACGCCTTGTCAAGCTGAAGAGGTTCATCGTTTTATACGTAAGCAGCTTGGTGAGATAGGCCAAGAAGTAAGAATTCTGTATGGTGGTAGCGTCAAAGCGCACAATGCAAAAGATTTATTCGCATTAGCTGATATTGACGGTGCCTTGCTTGGCGGCGCTTCACTTGATGCCGACGAGTTTTTAGCAATCTGTAAAGCTGCTGAATAG
- a CDS encoding tRNA-uridine aminocarboxypropyltransferase yields the protein MSTNCEFLLLMHSDEIFKPTNTGRLIADILPGQTHVFCWSRTEPAEDLLALLNDERRRCVLVFPAEAASSASKPHEVIYTLPEDGKITTFILLDGTWKQSGRMFHLSRWLDAVPCVQLPDVLVRGYAVRKSHQEHYLSTAEAAGLCLQMAREPRVADALIDYFQLFNLHYLATRATQPPIIGELHLRMLNYR from the coding sequence ATGTCAACAAATTGTGAGTTTTTGCTCCTGATGCACAGTGATGAAATTTTCAAACCTACTAATACCGGGCGGCTTATTGCAGATATTTTGCCGGGTCAAACCCATGTGTTTTGTTGGAGCAGAACTGAGCCTGCTGAAGACTTGTTGGCGCTGTTGAATGATGAGCGTCGGCGTTGTGTTTTGGTATTTCCAGCGGAGGCGGCAAGTTCTGCTTCCAAGCCCCATGAGGTAATTTATACGTTGCCTGAGGATGGCAAAATTACAACGTTTATTCTGTTGGATGGCACCTGGAAGCAAAGTGGCAGAATGTTTCATCTCAGTCGTTGGTTGGATGCTGTGCCCTGTGTCCAGTTGCCGGATGTTCTGGTGCGAGGTTATGCGGTGCGCAAGTCACATCAGGAGCATTATTTGTCAACTGCTGAGGCGGCGGGTCTATGTTTGCAAATGGCGCGCGAACCACGTGTGGCAGATGCACTAATTGATTATTTTCAGTTATTTAACCTCCATTATCTGGCAACTCGTGCGACACAGCCCCCGATTATCGGTGAGTTACATCTGCGTATGCTGAATTACCGATAA
- the ftsH gene encoding ATP-dependent zinc metalloprotease FtsH — MNDITKNLVLWLVIAVVLFSVFEGFNKQSASNTLNYSDFIASVREDRVKEVTIDGLVIEGINRDSTTFKTIRPQVQDPKLIDDLYNHNVTIKGREVEQPSLLNQLLVASFPILIIIAVFWFFMRQMQGGAGGKGGPMSFGKSKARLLGEDQIKTTFADVAGVDEAKEEVQELVQYLRDPSKFQRLGGQIPRGVLMVGPPGTGKTLLAKAIAGEAKVPFFSISGSDFVEMFVGVGASRVRDMFEQAKKQAPCIIFIDEIDAVGRHRGGGHGGGHDEREQTLNQLLVEMDGFEGNDGVIIIAATNRADVLDKALLRPGRFDRQVYVGLPDIRGREQILKVHMRKVPLDERISASIIARGTPGFSGAELANLVNEAALMAARGNKRLVTMEDFEKARDKIMMGAERRTMVMSEKEKENTAYHEAGHAIVGRIVPEHDPVHKVTIIPRGRALGVTQFLPEADKYSMSRRALESSICTLFGGRIAELMTLGEDGITTGASNDIERATAIARNMVTKWGLSSKLGPLHYGEEEGMYPGMASQQYSDDTSKHIDEEVRRIIEDCYARAQKILEDNRDILEAMKDALMEYETIDADQVDDLMARRKVRPPRDWNDDDFNSHLREKDEKEKGSSGDNPAGPIGGPANTH, encoded by the coding sequence TTGAACGATATAACCAAGAATCTCGTGCTCTGGCTGGTAATCGCCGTAGTCCTGTTTAGTGTATTTGAGGGCTTCAATAAGCAGTCAGCGAGTAACACGTTGAATTACTCAGATTTTATCGCCAGCGTACGCGAAGATCGGGTAAAAGAGGTAACTATAGATGGTCTGGTTATCGAAGGGATAAATAGAGATAGCACGACATTTAAAACGATACGTCCTCAGGTGCAGGATCCCAAGCTTATTGATGATCTGTATAACCACAACGTTACTATTAAAGGGCGCGAGGTTGAGCAACCGAGTCTCTTGAATCAATTGTTGGTGGCAAGCTTCCCTATACTTATTATTATCGCGGTTTTCTGGTTTTTTATGCGCCAGATGCAAGGCGGTGCTGGCGGTAAGGGCGGCCCTATGAGTTTTGGCAAAAGCAAGGCGCGCTTGCTCGGTGAAGACCAAATTAAAACTACCTTTGCTGATGTTGCCGGTGTGGATGAGGCTAAAGAAGAAGTGCAGGAGCTAGTGCAGTACCTGCGTGACCCTTCTAAGTTCCAGCGGTTAGGGGGCCAAATTCCACGTGGTGTGCTGATGGTTGGCCCACCCGGTACCGGTAAAACCCTACTGGCTAAAGCAATTGCGGGCGAAGCCAAAGTGCCTTTCTTTTCAATCTCCGGTTCTGACTTTGTTGAGATGTTTGTGGGTGTCGGCGCAAGCCGTGTGCGCGACATGTTCGAGCAGGCCAAGAAGCAGGCGCCATGTATTATTTTTATCGATGAAATTGATGCGGTTGGTCGCCATCGTGGCGGTGGTCACGGCGGTGGTCACGATGAGCGTGAACAAACCTTGAACCAATTACTGGTAGAGATGGACGGCTTTGAGGGCAACGATGGCGTAATTATTATCGCTGCAACCAACCGTGCTGACGTGCTCGATAAAGCGTTGTTGCGTCCAGGTCGCTTCGATCGTCAAGTTTATGTTGGTCTGCCTGATATCCGTGGGCGCGAGCAAATTTTGAAAGTTCACATGCGCAAGGTTCCATTGGATGAGCGTATCAGCGCGTCTATCATCGCTCGTGGCACTCCAGGCTTTTCAGGGGCGGAGCTTGCAAACCTGGTAAACGAAGCCGCTCTGATGGCTGCTCGCGGTAATAAACGTCTGGTTACCATGGAGGATTTTGAGAAGGCACGTGACAAAATTATGATGGGGGCTGAACGCCGTACCATGGTGATGAGTGAGAAGGAAAAAGAAAACACTGCCTATCATGAAGCTGGTCATGCCATCGTTGGTCGCATAGTTCCGGAGCACGATCCAGTCCACAAAGTTACTATTATTCCGCGTGGGCGTGCTCTGGGTGTTACCCAATTCCTGCCAGAAGCAGACAAATACAGCATGAGCCGCCGTGCGCTGGAATCCAGTATATGTACTTTGTTTGGTGGCCGTATTGCCGAATTGATGACCCTTGGTGAAGATGGCATCACTACTGGTGCGTCGAACGACATTGAACGTGCAACCGCGATTGCGCGCAACATGGTGACCAAATGGGGCTTGTCATCCAAATTGGGTCCTCTTCACTATGGTGAAGAGGAGGGTATGTACCCCGGCATGGCTAGCCAGCAATATTCTGATGATACTTCAAAGCATATTGATGAAGAGGTTCGACGCATCATTGAGGATTGTTACGCGCGCGCGCAAAAGATTCTTGAAGATAATCGCGATATCCTTGAGGCAATGAAAGATGCACTGATGGAGTATGAAACTATTGATGCTGATCAAGTTGATGATTTGATGGCTCGCCGAAAAGTGCGTCCACCACGTGATTGGAATGACGATGATTTCAATAGTCATTTACGAGAAAAAGACGAAAAAGAAAAGGGGAGTTCAGGCGATAACCCGGCCGGTCCTATCGGTGGCCCTGCCAATACTCATTGA